One stretch of Jiangella gansuensis DSM 44835 DNA includes these proteins:
- a CDS encoding response regulator — MTEVVNVLIVDDDALVRAGLSMMLAGVPELRIVGEAADGADVPALVESTRPDVVLMDIRMPKVDGLAATEALRRRADPPEIVILTTFDTDDHVLRALRAGATGFLLKDTPPADIVAAVRRAAAGEPILSPSVTRQLIAHVADGDDGARLRRAAEQLAELSEREREVAVAIAHGKSNAEISAELYMSVATVKAHVSRVLTKLGLNNRVQIALLVHDAGLV; from the coding sequence ATGACGGAGGTCGTGAACGTACTCATCGTCGACGACGACGCCCTGGTGCGGGCCGGACTGTCCATGATGCTGGCCGGAGTGCCCGAGCTGCGCATCGTGGGCGAGGCCGCCGACGGGGCGGACGTGCCGGCCCTGGTGGAGTCGACGAGGCCGGACGTGGTGCTGATGGACATCCGGATGCCCAAGGTCGACGGGCTGGCCGCCACCGAGGCGCTGCGCCGCCGCGCCGACCCGCCGGAGATCGTCATCCTGACCACGTTCGACACCGACGACCACGTCCTGCGGGCCCTGCGCGCCGGCGCCACCGGGTTCCTGCTCAAGGACACCCCGCCGGCGGACATCGTCGCCGCGGTCCGGCGCGCCGCGGCCGGCGAGCCGATCCTGTCGCCGTCGGTCACCCGTCAGCTCATCGCGCACGTGGCGGACGGCGACGACGGCGCCCGGCTGCGGCGGGCGGCCGAGCAGCTGGCGGAGCTGTCCGAGCGGGAGCGCGAGGTGGCCGTCGCGATCGCGCACGGGAAGTCCAACGCCGAGATCAGCGCCGAGCTGTACATGAGCGTCGCAACCGTGAAGGCGCACGTCTCGCGGGTGCTGACCAAGCTCGGCCTGAACAACCGGGTGCAGATCGCGCTGTTGGTCCACGACGCCGGCCTGGTCTGA
- a CDS encoding GNAT family N-acetyltransferase, translating into MPEPAYPIATDRLDLRPFAEDDLDALYELHSHPDVARFMYWEPWSRGRALEGLGKRMQTRTLAREGDGLILAVVRRDTGAVTGEVLLEWASAEHRRGEIGFAFHPDHHGNGFAHEAAVEMLRLGFETFGLRRIIGRCDAANAASAGLMERLGMRREAHLVDNEFVKGVWASEYDYAMLASEWSARAAPK; encoded by the coding sequence ATGCCCGAACCCGCGTACCCGATCGCCACCGACCGCCTCGACCTCCGGCCGTTCGCTGAGGACGACCTCGACGCGCTGTACGAGCTGCACTCCCACCCCGACGTCGCACGCTTCATGTACTGGGAGCCGTGGTCGCGGGGCCGGGCGCTGGAAGGGCTCGGCAAGCGGATGCAGACCCGCACCCTGGCCCGTGAGGGTGACGGCCTCATCCTGGCCGTCGTCCGCCGCGACACCGGAGCCGTCACCGGCGAGGTTCTGCTGGAGTGGGCCAGTGCGGAGCACCGGCGCGGTGAGATCGGCTTCGCGTTCCACCCTGACCACCACGGCAACGGCTTCGCGCACGAGGCCGCGGTCGAGATGCTGCGGCTGGGGTTCGAGACGTTCGGGCTGCGGCGCATCATCGGCCGCTGCGACGCCGCCAACGCAGCGTCGGCCGGGCTGATGGAGCGGCTGGGGATGCGGCGCGAGGCGCACCTGGTCGACAACGAGTTCGTCAAGGGCGTGTGGGCCAGCGAATACGACTACGCGATGCTCGCCTCGGAGTGGTCCGCCCGCGCCGCCCCGAAATGA
- a CDS encoding DUF1203 domain-containing protein, with protein MTTYRYRCIPADVAAALRIRDDAGETRAPFVDDDGGAPLRCCLRRSTPGESIVLVSYAPLRRWAAAHGAAPGAYDEIGPVFLHASPCAGPDGDGFPSAVASARRVFRGYDKRGHIIGGRLVDPAPGAAPLVAEAALDDLFADPAVEVVHIRAVEFGCFHAEVRRDG; from the coding sequence ATGACCACATACCGCTACCGCTGCATCCCGGCCGACGTCGCCGCCGCCCTTCGCATCCGTGACGACGCCGGCGAGACCCGGGCACCGTTCGTCGACGACGACGGCGGCGCACCGTTGCGCTGTTGCCTGCGCCGCAGCACACCGGGTGAGTCGATCGTGCTGGTGTCCTATGCGCCGCTTCGCCGGTGGGCGGCCGCGCACGGTGCCGCGCCTGGCGCGTACGACGAGATCGGTCCGGTCTTCCTGCACGCGTCGCCGTGTGCCGGACCCGACGGCGACGGTTTCCCGTCCGCGGTGGCCTCCGCGCGGCGGGTGTTCCGCGGGTACGACAAGCGCGGGCACATCATCGGCGGCCGCCTGGTCGATCCGGCGCCGGGCGCCGCACCGCTGGTGGCCGAGGCGGCTCTGGACGACCTGTTCGCCGATCCTGCCGTGGAGGTCGTCCACATCCGCGCGGTCGAGTTCGGCTGCTTCCACGCCGAGGTCCGCCGCGACGGATGA
- a CDS encoding cytochrome d ubiquinol oxidase subunit II gives METLAAVLLGFFAVGYFVLGGADIGVGMLLPYLGRDGRERRLVVATVAPFFLAHEVWLVATAGLLVGAFPGLEAELFGGLFPLIVVVVTGWVVRDMGLWSRGRAGNRVWPAICDGAVTLGSWAVAAGWGWIMAGLLSGVTDAVATGAAAAMLAAAVVVMFALHGLAFASLRLTEPLRSRARPMAGPAGDRATFALTGTAMTALVLAAGVRLAPTASAADGTTLALLVPAVCALLPLLLIGQVVTWRVFGRRVTGPSYL, from the coding sequence ATGGAGACGCTCGCCGCGGTGCTGCTGGGGTTCTTCGCCGTCGGCTACTTCGTGCTCGGCGGCGCCGACATCGGTGTCGGCATGCTGCTGCCGTACCTGGGGCGGGACGGGCGGGAACGGCGGCTGGTCGTCGCGACCGTCGCGCCGTTCTTCCTCGCCCACGAGGTGTGGCTGGTGGCGACGGCGGGCCTGCTGGTCGGCGCGTTCCCCGGCCTGGAGGCGGAGCTGTTCGGCGGCCTCTTCCCGCTGATCGTCGTCGTGGTGACCGGGTGGGTGGTGCGCGACATGGGGCTGTGGTCGCGCGGCCGTGCCGGCAACCGGGTCTGGCCGGCCATCTGCGACGGCGCGGTCACGCTGGGCAGCTGGGCGGTGGCCGCCGGATGGGGCTGGATCATGGCCGGCCTGCTGTCCGGTGTCACCGACGCCGTCGCCACCGGCGCCGCAGCCGCGATGCTCGCCGCGGCCGTCGTCGTGATGTTCGCCCTGCACGGGCTGGCGTTCGCGAGCCTGCGGCTCACCGAACCGCTGCGGTCGCGAGCCCGGCCGATGGCCGGCCCGGCCGGCGACCGGGCGACGTTCGCGCTGACAGGCACCGCCATGACGGCGCTCGTCCTGGCCGCCGGGGTCCGGCTGGCGCCGACCGCGAGCGCGGCCGACGGCACCACGCTCGCGCTGCTGGTGCCGGCGGTCTGCGCGCTCCTGCCGCTGCTGCTGATCGGCCAGGTCGTGACCTGGCGCGTGTTCGGCCGCCGCGTCACCGGGCCGTCGTACCTGTAG
- a CDS encoding MMPL family transporter, protein MPAPPPATGRLERLAGWSQRHHWLAIVVWVGVLVAITAASQVVGNDYHDEHALPGTESQRLSDTLEESAPARAGDSIQVVLHDNAGLDTGAHRERVASMLDELATLPHVAAVTGPFDAPGAVSPDGTIAYATVALDGSSTDVPADDVREIIDTAQAAAGDGLEVALGGDAVRAAEEPAGGAAEGAGMLAALVILVFMFGSFLAATLPLITAVFAVGSTLGVIALLSNVVTVATYTPPLMMLVGIGVGIDYALLVFARYRSELLNGADRQAAARTALDTAGRSVIFAGCTVIIALLGLFALGLGSLQGVALAVALTVLVTMVASLTLLLSLLTVFGARIEKRIVKHAERSTGEPGARWRRLADGVRRRPLPALVGAVAILLTLSAPALGMRLGFADAGNESEESTSRQAYDLLAEGFGPGFNGPLIVLAEGAGDGGAELAGALETTDGVAGIVPPQPIEGTDLTLVLAFPESAPQDEATSDLVNRLRDDVLPELAASTDATYLVGGSTAAAEDFADAVADRLPLFVAVVVGLSALLLMAVFRSVWVPVKAAVLNLLSIGASLGVVTLVFGEGMFGVPAGPVEAFVPVLIFAIVFGLSMDYEVFLVSRMHEEWRRTGDAVRAVREGLATTGGVITAAAAIMVVVFGAFLLSPDRMLQQFGLGLAVAVFLDAVVIRCLIVPAVMSLLGERAWWLPRWLDRVLPRFALERAAVAEVPATAGGRREH, encoded by the coding sequence ATGCCCGCCCCGCCCCCGGCCACCGGCCGGCTGGAGCGGCTGGCCGGCTGGTCGCAACGCCACCACTGGCTCGCCATCGTGGTGTGGGTGGGCGTGCTCGTCGCCATCACGGCGGCGTCGCAGGTGGTCGGCAACGACTACCACGACGAGCATGCGCTACCCGGCACCGAGTCGCAGCGGCTCTCCGACACGCTGGAGGAGAGCGCGCCGGCGCGTGCCGGCGACTCCATCCAGGTGGTGTTGCACGACAACGCCGGACTGGACACCGGCGCCCACCGCGAGCGGGTCGCGTCGATGCTCGACGAGCTCGCGACGCTGCCGCACGTCGCCGCCGTCACCGGGCCGTTCGACGCGCCGGGCGCGGTCTCGCCCGACGGCACCATCGCCTACGCCACCGTCGCCCTGGACGGCAGCAGCACCGACGTCCCGGCCGACGACGTCCGCGAGATCATCGACACCGCTCAGGCGGCCGCCGGCGACGGCCTGGAGGTCGCGCTGGGCGGCGACGCCGTGCGCGCCGCGGAGGAGCCCGCGGGCGGCGCGGCCGAGGGCGCGGGCATGCTGGCCGCGCTGGTGATCCTGGTCTTCATGTTCGGCTCGTTCCTGGCCGCGACACTGCCGCTGATCACCGCGGTCTTCGCGGTGGGCAGCACGCTGGGCGTCATCGCGCTGCTGTCGAACGTGGTGACCGTGGCGACCTACACGCCGCCGCTGATGATGCTGGTCGGCATCGGTGTGGGCATCGACTATGCGCTGCTGGTGTTCGCCCGCTACCGCTCGGAGCTCCTGAACGGCGCGGACCGGCAGGCCGCGGCGCGCACCGCGCTGGACACCGCCGGCCGGTCGGTCATCTTCGCCGGGTGCACCGTCATCATCGCGCTGCTCGGGCTCTTCGCACTGGGCCTGGGGTCGCTGCAGGGCGTGGCACTGGCCGTCGCGCTCACCGTCCTGGTGACCATGGTCGCGTCGCTGACACTGCTGCTGTCCCTGCTCACGGTGTTCGGTGCCCGCATCGAGAAGCGGATCGTCAAGCACGCCGAGCGGTCCACAGGAGAGCCGGGCGCCCGCTGGCGGCGGCTCGCCGACGGTGTCCGGCGCCGGCCGCTGCCCGCGCTGGTGGGCGCCGTCGCGATCCTGCTGACGCTGTCCGCGCCGGCGCTGGGGATGCGGTTGGGCTTCGCCGACGCCGGCAACGAGTCGGAGGAGTCAACCAGCCGGCAGGCCTACGACCTACTGGCGGAGGGCTTCGGTCCCGGCTTCAACGGCCCGCTGATCGTGCTGGCCGAGGGTGCCGGCGACGGCGGCGCGGAGCTGGCCGGCGCCCTGGAGACCACTGACGGCGTCGCCGGCATCGTCCCGCCGCAGCCGATCGAAGGCACCGACCTGACACTGGTGCTCGCGTTCCCGGAGTCCGCGCCGCAGGACGAGGCGACCAGCGACCTGGTGAACCGGCTGCGCGACGACGTCCTGCCGGAGCTTGCCGCGTCGACGGACGCGACGTACCTGGTGGGCGGGTCCACGGCTGCCGCGGAAGACTTCGCCGACGCCGTCGCCGACCGGCTGCCGCTGTTCGTCGCCGTGGTCGTCGGGCTGTCCGCGCTCCTGCTGATGGCGGTGTTCCGGTCCGTGTGGGTGCCGGTGAAGGCGGCCGTGCTCAACCTGCTCAGCATCGGCGCGTCGCTGGGTGTGGTGACGCTGGTGTTCGGGGAGGGCATGTTCGGCGTGCCGGCCGGGCCGGTCGAGGCGTTCGTCCCGGTGCTGATCTTCGCGATCGTGTTCGGGTTGTCCATGGACTACGAGGTCTTCCTGGTCTCCCGGATGCACGAGGAATGGCGCCGCACCGGCGACGCCGTCCGGGCCGTCCGCGAAGGGCTGGCCACCACCGGCGGTGTCATCACCGCCGCCGCGGCGATCATGGTCGTGGTGTTCGGGGCGTTCCTGCTCAGCCCGGACCGGATGCTGCAGCAGTTCGGGCTCGGCCTCGCGGTCGCGGTGTTCCTCGACGCCGTCGTCATCCGTTGCCTGATCGTGCCGGCGGTCATGAGCCTGCTGGGGGAGCGGGCGTGGTGGCTGCCGCGCTGGCTGGACCGGGTGTTGCCGCGGTTCGCCCTGGAGCGGGCGGCCGTCGCCGAGGTGCCCGCGACGGCCGGCGGCCGCCGGGAACACTGA
- a CDS encoding response regulator translates to MIRVLLADDQRLVRAGFGSILDGEPDIEVVGEAADGAEALALVRELRPDVVLMDVRMPDVDGLEATRRIVADPRLAAVRVVILTTFDLDDYVYGALRAGASGFLVKDTEPMELIHAVRVVARGDALIAPSVTRRLIAEIAGRVAKPVPSPRLNALTEREREVLVLVAAGLSNDEIADRLVLSPATAKTHVSRIMTKLDVRDRAQLVVLAYEAGLVTPGWLG, encoded by the coding sequence GTGATTCGTGTCCTGCTGGCCGACGACCAGCGCCTGGTGCGTGCCGGCTTCGGATCCATCCTCGACGGCGAGCCGGACATCGAGGTGGTCGGCGAGGCCGCCGACGGCGCCGAGGCGCTCGCCCTGGTGCGCGAGTTGCGGCCGGACGTCGTGCTCATGGACGTGCGGATGCCGGACGTGGACGGGTTGGAGGCGACCCGGCGCATCGTCGCCGACCCCCGGCTGGCCGCCGTCCGGGTGGTCATCCTCACCACGTTCGACCTCGACGACTACGTGTACGGCGCGCTGCGCGCCGGCGCCAGCGGCTTCCTGGTCAAGGACACCGAGCCGATGGAGCTCATCCACGCCGTGCGGGTCGTGGCCCGCGGCGACGCGCTCATCGCGCCGTCGGTGACTCGCCGACTCATCGCCGAGATCGCCGGCCGGGTGGCGAAGCCCGTACCGAGCCCGCGACTGAACGCCCTGACCGAGCGGGAACGCGAGGTGCTGGTCCTCGTCGCCGCCGGGCTGTCCAACGACGAGATCGCCGACCGCCTGGTACTCAGCCCGGCCACCGCGAAGACCCACGTCAGCCGCATCATGACCAAGCTCGACGTACGCGACCGGGCCCAACTGGTGGTGCTGGCCTACGAGGCGGGACTGGTCACGCCGGGCTGGCTGGGCTAG
- a CDS encoding sensor histidine kinase, with protein MERRIRASRDVVIAAVVGVFVVLTTVVGWTGTLTLHNVVPLGWLLMIVACAALTFRRRFPVTVGVVTLVASAVYYPVIDTDGPILITTLIALYTLASQGLLAAAIAIGGLAVAGSVVGEGWQDEGPLGDAGVFLLVSWIVAAVALGSVARSSRLGRDEALRNRATEERLRIARELHDVLGHNISMINVQAGAALHGLERDPGPATSDRAAEALASIKDTSREALRELRATLGVLRQVDDTAPTAPAPSLSRLDPLVERTRGTGLEVELRVDGDPVPLDAAVDAAAFRIVQEALTNVTRHARAGQVVVRIGYGHDDVTVEVRDDGRGGPVGTGSGIDGMRARAEALGGTLTAGQAAGGGFHVTAHLPYREVVR; from the coding sequence TTGGAACGTCGCATCAGAGCATCCCGGGACGTCGTGATCGCAGCCGTCGTCGGCGTCTTCGTCGTGCTCACCACCGTCGTCGGGTGGACCGGCACACTCACACTGCACAACGTGGTGCCGCTGGGCTGGCTGCTCATGATCGTCGCCTGCGCGGCGCTGACGTTCCGGCGCCGGTTCCCGGTCACGGTCGGCGTCGTGACGCTGGTCGCCTCGGCCGTTTACTACCCGGTCATCGACACCGACGGGCCCATCCTGATCACGACGCTGATCGCGCTCTACACGCTCGCGTCGCAGGGGTTGCTGGCCGCCGCCATCGCGATCGGCGGGCTGGCGGTGGCGGGCTCGGTGGTGGGCGAAGGCTGGCAGGATGAGGGGCCGCTCGGCGACGCGGGTGTGTTCCTGCTGGTCAGCTGGATCGTAGCCGCCGTCGCACTCGGATCGGTCGCGCGCAGCTCCCGGCTTGGGCGCGACGAGGCACTGCGCAACCGCGCCACCGAGGAGCGGCTGCGCATCGCCCGGGAACTGCACGACGTCCTGGGGCACAACATCTCGATGATCAACGTGCAGGCCGGCGCGGCCTTGCACGGCTTGGAGCGTGACCCCGGCCCGGCCACGTCGGACCGGGCGGCCGAAGCACTCGCGTCCATCAAGGACACCAGCCGGGAGGCGCTGCGGGAGCTGCGGGCCACCCTCGGCGTGCTGCGGCAGGTCGACGACACCGCACCGACGGCACCCGCACCCAGCCTGAGTCGTCTGGACCCGCTGGTCGAGCGGACCCGCGGCACCGGCCTGGAGGTCGAGCTGCGGGTCGACGGCGACCCGGTACCGCTGGACGCGGCCGTCGACGCCGCGGCGTTCCGAATCGTCCAGGAGGCGCTCACGAACGTCACCCGCCACGCCCGGGCCGGGCAGGTCGTCGTCCGGATCGGCTACGGGCACGATGATGTGACCGTGGAGGTGCGCGACGACGGGCGCGGCGGGCCGGTGGGCACCGGCAGCGGCATCGACGGCATGCGCGCCCGAGCGGAGGCGCTGGGCGGCACGCTCACGGCGGGGCAGGCAGCCGGTGGCGGCTTCCACGTGACCGCCCACCTCCCGTACCGCGAGGTGGTCCGGTGA
- a CDS encoding GH1 family beta-glucosidase, with protein sequence MSTDNGRRFPDGFVWGSATASYQIEGAAKEGGRGPSIWDTFSHTPGKTLNGDTGDVACDHYHRWREDLGHVAELGLQAYRFSVAWPRVQPGGRGPVNREGLDFYSRLVDGLLERGIQPVATLYHWDLPQDLEDAGGWPARDTAYRFAEYAELVAAALGDRVHTWTTLNEPWCSAYLGYASGAHAPGRVEPAAALAAVHHLNLGHGLAGQAIRRAAPSGQLSLTLNLHVVRPADPDSEADRDAVRRIDAVGNRAFLGPVLDGAYPDDLLADTAHVSDWSFVRDGDTAAARVPLDVLGVNYYSTALVRRWAGSRPRSEDDGHDDAHGSPWVGADDVEFLRPEGPYTAMGWNIDPSGMTELLLRLHREYPGQPLMITENGAAFPDTVADDGSVHDPLRIDYLRRHIAAVGSAIDAGADVRGYFAWSLMDNFEWSFGYDRRFGLIRVDYDSLERTWKDSARWYRDVIARHGVAD encoded by the coding sequence ATGAGCACCGACAACGGCCGCCGTTTCCCCGACGGCTTCGTGTGGGGGTCGGCGACGGCCTCGTACCAGATCGAGGGTGCGGCCAAGGAGGGCGGCCGCGGGCCGTCCATCTGGGACACGTTCTCGCACACACCGGGCAAGACGCTGAACGGCGACACCGGCGACGTGGCCTGCGACCATTACCACCGCTGGCGGGAGGACCTCGGGCACGTCGCGGAGCTCGGCCTGCAGGCGTACCGGTTCTCCGTGGCGTGGCCGCGGGTGCAGCCCGGCGGCCGCGGCCCGGTCAACCGCGAGGGCCTGGACTTCTACTCGCGGTTGGTCGACGGGCTGCTGGAGCGCGGCATCCAACCGGTGGCCACGCTCTACCACTGGGACCTGCCGCAGGACCTCGAGGACGCCGGCGGTTGGCCGGCCCGAGACACCGCCTACCGGTTCGCCGAGTATGCCGAGCTCGTGGCGGCCGCACTCGGCGACCGGGTGCACACCTGGACCACGCTGAACGAGCCGTGGTGCAGCGCCTACCTGGGCTACGCCTCGGGCGCGCATGCTCCCGGCCGCGTCGAGCCGGCGGCCGCGCTGGCCGCCGTCCACCACCTCAACCTCGGTCACGGCCTGGCCGGACAGGCGATCCGCCGGGCCGCGCCGTCCGGGCAGCTGTCACTGACGCTGAACCTGCACGTCGTGCGGCCGGCCGACCCGGACAGCGAGGCCGACCGCGACGCCGTCCGTCGCATCGACGCGGTTGGCAACCGGGCGTTCCTCGGACCGGTGCTCGACGGCGCCTATCCCGACGACCTGCTGGCCGACACCGCGCACGTCTCCGACTGGTCGTTCGTCCGCGACGGCGACACCGCGGCCGCCCGGGTCCCCCTCGACGTGCTGGGGGTCAACTACTACTCCACCGCTCTGGTGCGCCGCTGGGCCGGTTCCCGGCCGCGTTCGGAGGACGACGGCCACGACGACGCCCACGGCTCCCCCTGGGTGGGCGCGGACGACGTCGAGTTCCTCCGGCCCGAGGGCCCGTACACGGCGATGGGCTGGAACATCGACCCGAGCGGCATGACTGAGCTGCTGCTGCGGCTGCACCGCGAGTACCCCGGCCAGCCACTCATGATCACCGAGAACGGGGCCGCGTTCCCCGACACCGTCGCCGACGACGGCTCCGTCCACGACCCGCTGCGCATCGACTACCTGCGCCGGCACATCGCGGCCGTCGGTTCCGCCATCGACGCCGGGGCCGACGTGCGCGGCTACTTCGCCTGGTCGCTCATGGACAACTTCGAGTGGTCCTTCGGCTACGACCGCCGGTTCGGCCTCATCCGGGTCGACTACGACAGCCTCGAGCGCACCTGGAAGGACTCCGCGCGCTGGTACCGCGACGTCATCGCCCGCCACGGCGTCGCCGACTGA
- a CDS encoding helix-turn-helix domain-containing protein, which yields MTVRIPMTAETLGRSRFGISPCAEVLGSLRALRRPSPNAPQLARWSARAGRSVPDGPLELLSGLVSGPSGIPAYVPDLLTPPPTAAAMAVEDEAAVIAATPADLIDYQLDIAFRGRPIPPEVAASAGGPERLDATRRPMPDAVATALRGGPRRFAERVAEAVHVYFDQVIAPDWPRVLDVLTAEVAYRGDRMAQYGALALLDDIHPDLRWEAGSVLLRKPFDVLVDWAHDGLLLIPSAGAGDAVWLNAERPTTPSVIYPARGLHQLWAAARPGAHPDDLGELLGHTRAGLLAALDRPRTTAELSRDLALTPSTVSYHLGILHRTGLVTRRRTGRRVAYARSDLAAAMLGE from the coding sequence ATGACGGTGCGCATCCCGATGACGGCCGAGACGCTGGGCCGGTCGCGGTTCGGCATCTCGCCGTGCGCGGAAGTGCTCGGGAGTCTGCGGGCGCTGCGCCGGCCCAGCCCGAACGCGCCACAGCTGGCGCGCTGGTCGGCGCGGGCGGGGCGGTCGGTGCCGGACGGACCGCTGGAGCTGCTGAGCGGGCTCGTCTCGGGTCCCAGCGGAATCCCGGCCTACGTGCCCGATCTGCTGACGCCCCCACCCACCGCGGCGGCGATGGCGGTCGAGGACGAGGCGGCGGTCATCGCGGCGACCCCGGCGGATCTGATCGACTACCAGCTCGACATCGCTTTCCGTGGCCGGCCCATCCCGCCGGAGGTCGCCGCGAGCGCCGGCGGGCCGGAACGGCTCGACGCCACCCGCAGGCCGATGCCCGACGCCGTCGCCACCGCGCTGCGAGGCGGGCCACGACGGTTCGCTGAACGCGTCGCCGAGGCCGTGCACGTGTACTTCGACCAGGTGATCGCACCGGACTGGCCACGGGTCCTGGACGTGCTGACCGCCGAGGTGGCATACCGCGGCGACCGGATGGCCCAGTACGGAGCCCTGGCACTGCTCGACGACATCCACCCCGACCTACGCTGGGAAGCGGGCAGCGTTCTGCTGCGCAAGCCGTTCGACGTGCTGGTCGACTGGGCCCACGACGGCTTGCTGCTGATTCCCAGTGCCGGAGCCGGCGACGCGGTCTGGCTCAACGCCGAGCGCCCCACCACGCCGTCGGTCATCTATCCCGCCCGCGGCCTGCATCAGCTGTGGGCGGCCGCACGGCCGGGCGCCCACCCCGACGACCTCGGCGAGCTGCTCGGGCACACCCGGGCCGGGCTTCTCGCGGCGCTGGACCGCCCGCGCACCACCGCCGAACTGAGCCGCGACCTGGCGCTCACCCCGTCGACTGTGTCCTACCACCTGGGCATCCTCCACCGCACCGGGCTGGTGACGCGGCGACGCACCGGCCGCCGCGTCGCCTACGCGCGAAGCGACCTGGCCGCCGCGATGCTCGGCGAGTGA